A single window of Debaryomyces hansenii CBS767 chromosome F complete sequence DNA harbors:
- a CDS encoding DEHA2F08888p (similar to uniprot|P28789 Saccharomyces cerevisiae YDL205C HEM3 Phorphobilinogen deaminase catalyzes the conversion of 4-porphobilinogen to hydroxymethylbilane the third step in the heme biosynthetic pathway) yields MPHNTKSMDNTLNIKDNHVQIGGRKSKLAVVQSEIVKECIVEKFPELSCSVLALSTLGDKVQSKPLYSFGGKALWTKELEILLLEQVEEYPRLDLIVHSLKDIPTNLPEEFELGCILNREDARDALVMKSGSSYKSLADLPDGSLVGTSSVRRSSQLLKNHPKLRFDSVRGNLQTRLNKLDDENSPFECLLLASAGLIRIGLGDRITAHLDAPEMYYAVGQGALGIEIRKGDEKMLQLLKTIEDLPTTYCCLAERSLMRHLEGGCSVPIGVQSHYNESTNELSLKAIIVSPDGIHFVEDEYKGVVNNKDDADAIGIKVGDLLSAKGGREILNSINFERINLPPSSNTPTPQPITPITTNNS; encoded by the coding sequence ATGCCTCACAATACAAAGAGTATGGATAACACATTGAACATAAAAGACAACCATGTCCAGATAGGAGGACGGAAATCCAAGTTAGCGGTAGTGCAGTCAGAGATAGTGAAGGAATgtattgttgaaaaattcccAGAGTTGAGCTGCTCTGTCTTAGCATTAAGTACCTTGGGAGACAAGGTGCAAAGCAAACCATTATATTCATTCGGAGGAAAGGCTTTGTGGACCAAGGAATTGGAGATTTTGTTATTAGAGCAAGTTGAGGAGTATCCACGGTTGGATTTGATTGTTCATTCGTTGAAGGACATACCAACCAACTTACCCGAGGAATTCGAGCTCGGATGCATATTAAACAGAGAAGACGCCAGGGATGCATTAGTTATGAAGAGCGGGTCTTCGTATAAGTCATTGGCTGATTTGCCTGATGGGTCGTTAGTGGGCACGTCGTCCGTTAGGAGGTCGTCGCAATTGTTGAAGAACCACCCCAAATTGAGATTCGATTCTGTCAGAGGTAATCTTCAAACCAGGTTGAATAAATTGGACGACGAAAACTCACCCTTCGAATGTTTGTTATTAGCGTCCGCTGGGTTGATAAGAATTGGATTAGGTGATAGAATCACCGCTCACTTGGACGCTCCCGAAATGTACTATGCCGTGGGCCAAGGTGCGTTGGGAATAGAAATCAGAAAGGGCGACGAAAAAATGCTTCAGTTGTTGAAAACCATAGAGGATTTGCCTACCACCTACTGCTGTCTTGCTGAGAGGTCTTTAATGAGACATCTTGAAGGGGGATGTTCCGTTCCAATCGGAGTCCAGTCGCATTATAATGAATCTACTAACGAATTGTCTTTGAAAGCAATAATAGTTAGTCCTGACGGCATTCATTTCGTCGAAGATGAATACAAGGGTGTCGTCAACAACAAAGATGATGCAGATGCCATCGGTATCAAGGTTGGAGATTTATTATCCGCCAAAGGTGGTAGAGAAATCTTAAATAGCataaattttgaaagaatcaaTTTACCTCCATCGTCCAATACCCCCACTCCGCAGCCAATAACACCTATAACTACTAATAATTCTTAA
- a CDS encoding DEHA2F08910p (similar to ca|CA5483|IPF817 Candida albicans IPF817 unknown function), with amino-acid sequence MRGRIPSTLAQNNAHPSLNQQNSTSTSKTKAKHLEFKYLYFKIQKLIHKRVVLSLKYEQLKSPGVHSTLMKPLASKIVEIASISNLSKKINRVINSLPTVSPYQTPRFGPQTNANYNHDVNGDSKLSINLVCILLLLRFEFTIQAENNLIKYDILNTKATICEILAIKMLREYKAYDRINLLFTNPMRDDHFQNKFPSRISSYNTLELAVLSKSKKFLSQPVIEQILDRFYDGELIVKRNNDLINESIVQSLLDVNSMFKNLEEQTSLLNDKSDNAVINYTFKKLSLHKITTRANIVPKYQSLVMNMKLIFFAALHFILILKQKHTKWYTDPSNTFMKITELLYWLLAFNFNFELFIKLRNINFKFLRKIIWTYADLILILLIDSAFFLRIFSLLNKVGTEDYHDAFSLISIVLLPRILSVFNNYEFFNMITQSLKKMLWKLIGLFFLFISLISGFYLTFISLAIDRNSYEIAFDMLKVFFGFTPAVWSNWDSYNNLGRAIQMGYLFLSQFIIATILAIVLSQVFSKVSLSNKEEFAYFKSTNLVVYFQTSDIFYENGFYGKSNRFTTVGILYMFMNLFKFPIILIIFIYELIVANINSKKGHNNLKQFTFLNKEQDYYQDQDLVNMDSIDDDTDVSLMLVKTRNNSMFQAVPGRKISSVDNVNHATSHLFNNLAPTKSIGNLRSASTDSFIIDEILSKKYGGTGNLIAQTPVHQGLELVKASNNEMSTKLSASQQSKWLTDRRSLMSMNNPTSNANFKATSGKKIKKRKKNVNNEIMTKLNKLETLVDMLVNQQHDQDETVHAFPQQLYDDQSIIQEVEENDSSSVIRGDTQDTNFGEIYRINEVSLDDMDSINMSHEEADAGEDDEVDTSTEVESDDTY; translated from the coding sequence ATGAGAGGCAGAATACCCAGTACACTTGCACAAAATAATGCTCATCCCAGCTTGAACCAACAGAACAGCACCAGCACCAGTAAGACAAAAGCTAAGCATTTGGAATTTAAATATCTTTACTTTAAGATTCAAAAACTAATACATAAGAGGGTTGTATTGAGCTTGAAATATGAACAGTTGAAATCACCAGGGGTTCATTCAACTTTAATGAAGCCATTGGCCTCGAAGATTGTGGAGATAGCTTCAATTagtaatttatcaaagaaaattaatagggtaattaattctttgCCTACGGTATCACCCTATCAGACACCGAGGTTTGGCCCGCAAACAAATGCAAACTACAATCATGATGTTAACGGAGATCTGAAATTGTCAATTAATTTGGTTTGTATACTATTGCTATtaagatttgaatttactaTCCAGGCAgagaataatttaattaaatacGATATATTGAATACTAAAGCAACAATATGTGAAATACTAGCAATTAAAATGTTGAGAGAATATAAGGCATATGATCgtatcaatttattattcacaAATCCTATGCGGGATGATCATTTCCAGAACAAATTTCCTTCCCGGATATCATCGTACAACACGCTCGAATTAGCAGTATTATCAAAGTCTAAAAAGTTTCTTTCTCAACCTGTGATTGAGCAAATATTGGATAGATTTTATGACGGAGAATTAATTGTCAAGAGAAACAATGATCTCATTAACGAGTCGATCGTTCAATCTTTGTTAGATGTAAATTCAATGTTTAAGAACTTAGAAGAGCAAACATCATTGTTAAACGACAAAAGTGACAATGCTGTTATAAACTATACATTCAAAAAACTATCCTTGCATAAAATAACTACAAGAGCAAACATAGTTCCGAAATATCAATCACTTGTAATGAATATGAAGTTGATCTTTTTTGCCGCATTGCATTtcatattaattttgaaacaaaAGCATACAAAATGGTATACTGATCCCAGTAACACCTTTATGAAAATAACTGAACTTTTATATTGGTTATTAgcttttaatttcaattttgagCTCTTCATCAAACTCAggaatattaatttcaaattcctaagaaaaataatatggACCTATGCTGACTTGAttctaattttattaattgattctGCTTTTTTCTTACGAATTTTTTCGCTTTTAAATAAAGTGGGCACTGAAGATTATCATGATGCGTTTagtttgatttcaatagTCTTATTGCCTAGAATTTTATCGGTATTCAACAATTAcgaattttttaatatgATCACACAAtctttaaagaaaatgcttTGGAAGCtaattggtttattttttctatttatatcattgaTTAGTGGCTTTTACTTGACGTTTATCTCATTAGCAATTGATCGTAATAGCTACGAGATTGCATTTGATATGTTAAAGGTTTTTTTTGGGTTCACACCTGCTGTTTGGAGTAATTGGGACAGCTATAATAATTTAGGTCGAGCAATTCAAATGGGATATTTGTTTCTAAgtcaattcattatagCCACCATTTTAGCTATTGTACTAAGCCAGGTATTTTCCAAAGTATCTCTATCTAACAAGGAAGAGTTTGCATATTTCAAATCTACCAATCTAGTGgtttattttcaaacttcAGACATATTTTATGAAAATGGGTTTTACGGCAAGAGCAACAGATTCACAACTGTCGGTATCTTGTACATGTTTATGAACTTATTCAAGTTCCCAATTATATTaatcatctttatttatgaattaattgtcgcaaatatcaattcaaagaaagggcataataatttaaagcAGTTTACATTTTTAAATAAGGAGCAAGATTATTATCAGGATCAAGATTTGGTTAATATGgattcaattgatgatGACACTGATGTAAGCTTAATGTTAGTGAAGACTAGGAATAATTCAATGTTCCAAGCCGTACCAGGTAGAAAGATCAGTTCCGTCGATAATGTGAACCACGCAACTTCTCATTTATTTAACAATCTTGCACCCACTAAGTCCATAGGCAACCTTAGAAGTGCATCGACAGACTCATTTATCATCGATGAGATACTCTCGAAAAAATACGGCGGCACTGGTAATCTTATTGCCCAAACGCCGGTCCATCAGGGCTTGGAACTTGTCAAGGCCAGTAATAACGAGATGAGTACCAAATTATCGGCATCACAACAATCCAAATGGCTCACTGACCGAAGGTCGTTAATGAGCATGAACAACCCTACTTCGAATGCCAACTTTAAGGCCACCTCAGGTAAGAagatcaagaaaagaaagaagaacgTTAACAATGAAATAATGACCAAACTTAATAAGCTTGAAACTTTAGTAGACATGCTTGTAAACCAGCAGCATGATCAGGATGAAACCGTACATGCATTTCCTCAACAATTGTACGACGATCAAAGCATAATTCAAGAAGTAGAAGAGAATGACTCCAGTTCAGTCATCAGAGGGGATACTCAAGACACTAATTTCGGAGAAATCTACAGAATCAACGAAGTGTCTCTCGACGATATGGATCTGATCAACATGTCTCACGAAGAGGCAGATGCAGGTGAAGATGACGAAGTGGATACCTCAACCGAAGTAGAATCTGATGATACATATTGA
- a CDS encoding DEHA2F08932p (similar to uniprot|P06777 Saccharomyces cerevisiae YPL022W RAD1 Single-stranded DNA endonuclease (with Rad10p) cleaves single-stranded DNA during nucleotide excision repair and double-strand break repair), translating to MSSLFVGDEDGEEEYTSYDNRDESIIVQNPIVSEEENKDDSKSEPSIPINVQEDSNTAIYQTREICCSLPLRFHQEIVEDMLSKDGLLILGRGLGWELVTANLLHALSAPTVVLQRNGQEKHTKKSLLILLNSREEEIFKLGEDLTELRWIDKRNEIANTSGFDTPPLITIGGDSMTVDKRKRVYENGGIVSVTSRILVVDLLSGVVEPNDITGLFILHAEKVKETSNESFIINLYRDGNDWGFVKAVSDEPESFTGFTPLATKLKVLRVSNVFLWPRFHVEVSSSLNFRGRNLPTRQKQELERRRFVTEINTKLSYKMNKIQSAILSCIQACLSELKRHNPSLVTEYWDMENIHDSDFVPRIRLSLDSSWHRISWTSKQLVYDLTTLKDLLNYLLTLDSLSFYQVVQEIIDSNIKTTGNDTMNVASMSPWLNLDEANTIISYAKERALGKVMVSKSKITIGDESEVDEGNETDAHIHESEIQTEEYNLEELPKWDQLGILIDDIMYEKSQNIANHGPIVIMCSDSKTVKQLSYLISNMKDITISSSRRKRFSGRKFMVTKLNDYLEWKEFTSLTRKLNSELDMKKHEEVSEDNETERAATPEEELQTSKTFSRGKGHPLSKRRRTRGASSVANVGRLYSGSTKGRNNEAVELDTAIVNKLKEDVNENQLEDNTESGDFNSDDNAGGFLIDEEQDQGKPVDISDLDDLNNVFECRPSEVIFENIDKDDQIIIETYNDKTNDSLLQEVSPAYIIMYEPNLSFIRRVEIYQAVNKESPAKTYFMYYGTSVEEQKHLMRIKKEKDAFTKLIREKATLGKHFESAEDNNKFQLKRNQVANTRIAGGARFRTEEDEMRVVVDVREFRSSLPNLLYRVGIKVVPCMITVGDYIVSPKICIERKAIPDLISSFKSGRLYSQCEQMFRHYELPTLLIEFDESKSFSFEPFSDLRNYKVNATNPIATKLQQQDIQSKLIMLLISFPKLKIIWSSSPYETAQIFLELKANQEEPDISAAVSKGVNQSIKISSGEPPLYNDNAIDLIQNIPGINNINYSQIIEKVQSIEQLVNLSEDELTDIIGIENGKKAYKFIHHWVK from the coding sequence ATGTCATCTTTGTTTGTTGGAGATGAAGATGGAGAGGAGGAGTATACACTGTACGATAACAGAGACGAATCTATAATTGTACAAAATCCAATAGTGAGTGAAGAGGAGAATAAAGATGATTCAAAGTCAGAGCCATCAATTCCTATAAACGTTCAAGAAGATTCAAATACAGCAATATACCAAACACGAGAAATATGTTGTTCGTTGCCATTGAGGTTTCATCAAGAAATAGTCGAGGACATGTTATCGAAAGATGGACTTTTGATTCTAGGTAGAGGGTTAGGATGGGAACTAGTGACGGCAAATTTATTGCATGCATTAAGTGCACCTACTGTTGTTCTTCAGAGAAATGGACAGGAAAAGCATACTAAGAAGagtttattgatattgctTAATtcaagagaagaagaaatatttaaattaggTGAAGATTTAACTGAACTTCGTTGGATTGATAAAAGAAACGAAATAGCAAATACGTCAGGGTTCGATACTCCTCCATTGATAACCATTGGTGGTGATTCAATGACAGTGGATAAACGTAAAAGAGTTTATGAAAATGGCGGTATTGTTTCCGTTACATCAAGGATATTGGTTGTGGATTTACTATCTGGAGTAGTGGAACCCAATGACATAACTGgtctatttatattacatGCCGAAAAGGTGAAAGAAACCTCCAACGAGTCGTTTATTATTAACTTGTATCGTGATGGTAATGATTGGGGTTTCGTGAAGGCAGTTTCCGACGAGCCTGAATCTTTTACAGGATTTACACCGTTGGCAACGAAACTTAAAGTTTTACGAGTATCAAATGTATTTCTATGGCCAAGGTTTCATGTTGAAGTATCGTCGTCGTTAAACTTCAGGGGTAGGAATTTGCCTACTCGACAGAAGCAAGAATTGGAACGTCGGCGATTTGTAACAGAAATTAACACTAAATTATCGTATAAAATGAATAAAATACAATCAGCAATATTGTCATGTATTCAGGCATGTCTACTGGAATTAAAGAGACATAATCCACTGTTGGTTACGGAATACTGGGATATGGAAAATATACATGACTCTGACTTTGTACCCCGTATAAGGCTCTCATTGGACTCTCTGTGGCATCGAATATCATGGACTTCCAAGCAGTTAGTTTACGACTTAACTACATTGAAGGATCTACTTAATTATTTGTTGACTTTGGATTCGCTAAGCTTTTATCAAGTAGTTCAAGAAATCATCGATCTGAATATTAAAACGACAGGTAACGATACAATGAATGTGGCAAGTATGAGTCCATGGTTAAACTTAGACGAAGCGAATACGATCATATCGTACGCAAAGGAAAGAGCTTTAGGCAAAGTTATGGTTTCTAAATCTAAAATAACGATCGGGGATGAAAGTGAAGTGGATGAAGGTAATGAGACAGATGCACATATACACGAATCAGAGATCCAGACAGAAGAATATAACTTAGAAGAGTTACCAAAATGGGACCAACTTGGAATATTAATAGACGATATAATGTATGAGAAATCTCAAAATATAGCTAACCATGGTCCAATTGTAATCATGTGTTCCGATTCTAAAACCGTTAAACAGTTGAGTTATTTAATATCGAATATGAAGGATATTACTATTTCAAgttcaagaagaaaaaggtTCAGCGGAAGGAAGTTTATGGTGAccaaattaaatgattatCTTGAGTGGAAGGAGTTCACATCATTAACAAGAAAACTTAATTCTGAACTTGATATGAAGAAGCATGAGGAAGTCTCAGAAGATAATGAGACCGAAAGGGCAGCTACTCCCGAAGAGGAGCTACAGACATCCAAAACATTCTCTAGAGGGAAAGGACATCCTTTAAGTAAAAGAAGACGAACCAGAGGCGCATCATCTGTAGCAAATGTTGGCAGATTGTATTCGGGGTCTACGAAAGGACGTAATAATGAAGCGGTTGAACTTGATACTGCTATTGTGAATAAGCTTAAAGAAGATGTAAATGAGAACCAGCTCGAAGATAACACTGAAAGTGGCGATTTTAATTCTGATGACAATGCTGGGGGATTTCTAATTGACGAGGAGCAAGATCAAGGTAAACCAGTAGATATCCTGGACCTAGACGATCTAAATAACGTATTTGAGTGTAGACCAAGTGAAgttatttttgaaaatattgataaggacgatcaaattattattgagacatataatgataagaCGAATGATTCATTGCTCCAGGAAGTTTCACCGGcatatattattatgtatGAACCAAACTTGTCGTTTATCAGAcgtgttgaaatatatcaagCTGTAAACAAAGAATCACCGGCTAAGACTTATTTTATGTACTATGGGACCTCAGTTGAAGAGCAGAAACACTTGATGAGAATtaagaaagagaaagatgCTTTTACTAAATTGATTCGAGAAAAGGCAACCTTGGGTAAGCATTTTGAATCAGCAGAGGATAACAACAAATTTCAACTAAAGAGAAACCAAGTTGCTAACACCAGAATTGCTGGAGGTGCAAGGTTTAGAACagaggaagatgaaatgagagttgttgttgatgttaGAGAGTTCCGTTCTTCACTTCCGAATTTACTATATCGAGTTGGTATAAAAGTCGTTCCGTGTATGATTACAGTTGgtgattatattgtttCTCCTAAGATTTGTATAGAAAGAAAAGCAATCCCTGATTTGATATCGAGTTTTAAGAGCGGTAGATTATACAGCCAATGTGAACAGATGTTCCGGCATTATGAGTTACCAACTTTACTCATTGAATTTGACGAAAGTAAATCTTTCTCATTCGAACCATTCTCTGATTTAAGAAACTATAAGGTTAATGCCACAAATCCAATTGCAACAAAGTTACAACAACAAGACATTCAATCAAAGTTGATAAtgttattaatttcatttccaaAACTAAAGATTATTTGGTCTTCTTCGCCATACGAAACGGCACAAATTTTTCTAGAGTTGAAGGCCAATCAGGAAGAACCTGATATCAGTGCTGCTGTTTCTAAAGGTGTTAATCAATCGATAAAGATAAGCAGTGGTGAACCTCCTCTCTACAACGATAATGCGATCGActtgattcaaaatattcctggaatcaacaatattaattattcccaaattattgaaaaagttcaGTCGATTGAGCAATTAGTCAACTTATCCGAAGATGAGTTAACAGATATAATAGGGATAGAGAATGGTAAGAAGGCTTACAAATTCATTCATCATTGGGTAAAGTAA
- a CDS encoding DEHA2F08954p (weakly similar to uniprot|Q02685 Saccharomyces cerevisiae YPL024W RMI1 Protein of unknown function) gives MDNLQQATRNSFEPQQYLQAKATYTQHPILFHIIQVADISRSRLNQLDEWQEYEDPNSVSVDRVSKFNNKKYSGNRIIREVDMNTDNGMNRDNSKHFGGIYKLTLKDNFENYCFAYEYNDCLQFLRSNSSTGTPLGIPLGGRLLVKKGTLVMNGAIMLKKIQCQYLGIDENDKTLSEKLNSGIVKKHIDLLNEELTSNP, from the coding sequence ATGGATAATTTACAACAAGCAACTAGAAATTCGTTCGAACCTCAGCAATATTTGCAAGCAAAGGCAACTTACACCCAACATCCTATActatttcatataatacaaGTTGCTGATATTTCCAGATCGCGTTTGAACCAATTAGATGAATGGCAAGAATATGAAGATCCAAATAGTGTATCGGTAGACCGAGTAAGtaaattcaacaacaagaaatacCTGGGTAATCGCATAATTAGAGAAGTTGATATGAATACAGATAATGGAATGAATAGAGATAATTCTAAACATTTTGGAGGCATATATAAGTTGACGTTGAAAgacaattttgaaaactaCTGCTTTGCCTACGAATATAATGACTGTTTGCAATTCTTACGACTGAACAGTTCTACGGGGACACCTTTAGGTATCCCATTGGGAGGTAGACTTCTTGTGAAGAAAGGTACTCTTGTTATGAACGGTGCCataatgttgaagaaaatacaATGTCAATATTTGggaattgatgaaaatgataagaCTCTTtcagaaaaattgaatagcGGAATAGTTAAGAAACACATTGATTTGCTAAATGAAGAACTTACTTCGAATCCTTGa
- a CDS encoding DEHA2F08976p (weakly similar to uniprot|P46151 Saccharomyces cerevisiae YPL023C MET12 Isozyme of methylenetetrahydrofolate reductase catalyzes the reduction of 5 10-methylenetetrahydrofolate to 5-methyltetrahydrofolate in the methionine biosynthesis pathway), with protein sequence MPTVKDRVQALKPHERFVSFEFFPPKTDTGFRNLLARLNRMSALNPLFITVTWGAGGSTSEKSLDLAATCQKEIGLTTVLHLTCTNTNKEIIDNALEKAKEQGIRNILALRGDPPRTEEYWIPDCDFNNAVDLVKYIKQQYGDYFCIGVAGYPEGHVDGSDSSNQDPRNDMPYLVEKVEAGADYIITQLFFDVDKFLNYEAMIRSYPQLKDIILIPGLMPITTYKVFTRATKLSHASIPLEIQSSLHSSSYDDDLVKNIGIDVINNIINKIDSNTDNRIKGYHFYCLNLEKAVASIINDSDVLKSVMDLPDETNNNEDAIASDSDEDLPAVTISNRRRKSSIINDNELADKSNAQKSLVGKALIGDKRTLVDISTGKGALGKDATWDDFPNGRFGDSNSPAYGEIDGYGPTLKIYSPEEAIHKWGAPESVNEIIKVFVSYLSGKIDSLPWVDAALSPETALIQEELFEVNNKGWFSLASQPAVNGCLSSDKIFGWGPGNGIIYQKAFIEIFIPKDTWTNKLLPGLQKYLDDQTITYYCGDAEGRLTSNLNIDQEHYNSKNAITWGVFPSKEVLQPTIIDLESFKAWNEEAFILWLEWARCYKKTSKTYELLNSIYKDYYLVSLISHDFKDEYALWNILLENK encoded by the coding sequence ATGCCAACAGTTAAAGATAGAGTTCAGGCATTGAAGCCACATGAGAGGTTTGTctcttttgaattttttccaCCGAAAACTGATACTGGGTTTCGTAATTTGTTAGCTAGATTGAATCGTATGCTGGCATTAAATCCATTATTCATCACTGTTACCTGGGGAGCAGGTGGATCTACCAGCGAAAAGTCGCTAGACTTGGCAGCCACATGTCAAAAAGAGATAGGATTAACAACTGTGTTACATTTGACATGCACCAATACAAATAAGGAGATCATTGACAATGCGTTGGAAAAGGCCAAAGAGCAGGGCATAAGGAACATTCTTGCTTTGAGAGGTGATCCTCCTAGAACGGAGGAATATTGGATTCCAGACTGTGATTTTAACAACGCAGTGGATTTAGTCAAGTACATTAAACAGCAATATGGAGACTACTTCTGTATTGGTGTTGCGGGATACCCCGAAGGACATGTTGATGGTTCGGATAGCTCGAACCAGGATCCGCGTAATGATATGCCATATTTAGTTGAGAAAGTTGAAGCCGGTGCCGACTATATTATAACACaattattctttgatgTTGACAAATTTCTTAACTACGAAGCTATGATAAGATCATATCCACAATTAAAggatataattttaattccAGGTTTAATGCCTATCACCACATACAAAGTATTCACTAGAGCTACAAAATTATCCCATGCATCAATCCCGTTGGAAATTCAATCTAGTTTACACTCGTCCAGTTATGATGATGATCTAGTGAAGAACATTGGTATTGACGTTATTAATaacatcattaataaaatagatTCTAATACCGATAACCGTATTAAAGGATATCATTTCTACTGTCTTAATTTAGAAAAGGCGGTGGCGTCTATCATAAATGATTCCGACGTATTGAAATCAGTTATGGACCTACCAGATGAAAccaacaataatgaagatgcAATTGCATCAGATTCAGACGAGGATCTTCCAGCTGTAACAATTTCGAATAGAAGAAGGAAGTcttctattattaatgataacgaATTGGcagataaatcaaatgcACAAAAAAGTCTTGTTGGCAAGGCATTGATTGGAGATAAGAGAACCTTAGTGGATATTAGTACCGGTAAAGGTGCGCTAGGTAAAGACGCTACATGGGATGATTTCCCGAATGGTAGATTTGGTGATTCTAATTCTCCAGCCTATGGTGAAATCGATGGTTACGGCCcaactttgaaaatttattctcCAGAGGAGGCTATTCACAAATGGGGTGCACCAGAATCAGtcaatgaaattattaaggTATTTGTCAGCTATTTATCCggaaaaattgattcattacCTTGGGTCGATGCAGCCTTATCACCAGAAACAGCTTTAATCCAAGaggaattatttgaagtaaataataaaggaTGGTTTTCATTGGCCTCACAACCAGCCGTTAATGGTTGTTTATCCTCTGATAAAATCTTTGGTTGGGGACCAGGCAATGGTATCATTTACCAAAAGgcatttattgaaattttcattcCTAAAGATACGTGGactaataaattattaccaggattacaaaaatatttagatGATCAAACAATTACCTATTATTGTGGTGATGCAGAAGGTCGTCTTACATCCAACCTAAACATTGACCAAGAGCATTACAATAGCAAAAATGCCATTACATGGGGTGTTTTTCCTCTGAAAGAAGTGTTGCAACCTACAATAATTGACCTTGAGTCTTTTAAGGCTTGGAATGAAGAAGCTTTTATATTATGGCTAGAATGGGCTAGATGTTATAAGAAAACTTCAAAGACatatgaattattgaattctatTTACAAGGATTACTATTTAGTTAGTTTGATTTCACATGATTTTAAAGATGAATATGCTTTATGGAACATCTTATTAGAAAACAAATGA
- a CDS encoding DEHA2F08998p (similar to CA5488|IPF810 Candida albicans IPF810 unknown function), whose product MNYIYLISAALGLIGGVSGIDCGVKELKEYDFESIKGIHSVTTLKDTPPTQTNVTWYIGICDTISEKIDHCPKNSDLCGITSINLEKNSNKDAVVSEIVGFNTNLQKQYKPFTKDGDNNEDGITIVYKGANWGDNLVDAELRFVCASSSDKDKDLDKFQLHQWDDKRLKVSVKTKAACITDKKDKKKPDNKKDNKKGNDKDDNGESWGWFTWIFIFLVLFLSIYIVGGAWFQYSKGNAIDFQSALREVLENFVSLLKGLPSFVREIIEKFTGNSNRGEYSAV is encoded by the coding sequence aattatatatatttaattagTGCTGCGCTTGGTCTTATCGGCGGAGTAAGCGGAATTGATTGCGGTGTTAAGGAACTCAAAGAGTACGATTTCGAAAGCATCAAAGGCATACATTCGGTGACGACGTTGAAAGATACACCACCCACGCAAACTAATGTTACTTGGTATATTGGGATATGTGACACCATAAGCGAAAAAATAGACCATTGCCCCAAGAATTCAGACCTCTGTGGGATAACACTGATCAATTTGGAAAAAAATTCGAATAAGGATGCTGTTGTGTCGGAGATTGTTGGATTCAACACGAACTTGCAGAAGCAATATAAACCATTTACCAAGGATGGCGATAACAACGAGGACGGTATCACGATTGTGTACAAAGGTGCGAACTGGGGGGACAATTTGGTCGATGCAGAGTTGAGATTTGTATGTGCCAGCTCGTCAGATAAGGACAAAGACTTGGACAAGTTCCAGTTGCACCAATGGGACGACAAGCGGTTGAAGGTTTCCGTCAAGACCAAGGCGGCATGTATAACCGATAAGAAGGATAAGAAGAAGCCAGACAACAAGAAGGACAACAAGAAAGGCAACGATAAAGACGACAATGGTGAGTCATGGGGCTGGTTCACCTGGATTTTTATCTTTTTGGTGTTATTTTTAAGTATCTACATCGTCGGTGGCGCGTGGTTTCAATACAGTAAGGGCAATGCGATTGACTTTCAGAGTGCTTTAAGAGAAGTGTTAGAAAACTTTGTAAGTTTACTCAAGGGCTTGCCTAGTTTCGTTCGGGagataattgaaaaattcactGGTAATAGTAATAGAGGTGAATATAGCGCAGTTTAG